From Mercenaria mercenaria strain notata chromosome 17, MADL_Memer_1, whole genome shotgun sequence, the proteins below share one genomic window:
- the LOC123536196 gene encoding uncharacterized protein LOC123536196 isoform X1, translating into MFGWPEIHQDSPLSSLKTIVMLGMLVVLWTERELMEGGHVWKCLVASPVGEVVDLLVEVVGDSEVEETTIGHVDLGQGRHIEEEEDHLHLQLEDGHHVTHEADPQGTDLPEAARHVAVFHVTDPHLPEEIQMIEPGHHMKMMENKLLKVTTLFVGKLEETSTEMHDSSASRNMWTFDGPTMFKDV; encoded by the exons ATGTTTGGGTGGCCAGAAATCCACCAGGATTCGCCTTTGTCGAGTTTGAAGACCATCGTGATGCTAGGGATGCTTGTAGTGCTTTGGACGGAAC GAGAATTAATGGAAGGAGGGCACGTGTGGAAATGTCTAGTGGCAAGTCCCGTTGGGGAAGTCGTGGACCTCCTCGTAGAGGTGGTGGGGGATTCCGAGGTGGAAGAGACAACTATAGGCCACGTAGATCTAG GTCAAGGTCGCCATATAGAGGAGGAAGAAGATCACCTTCACCTTCAGTTAGAAGACGGTCACCACGTTACTCACGAAGCAG ATCCCCAAGGGACAGATCTCCCCGAGGCCGCTCGCCACGTGGCCGTGTTTCACGTGACAGATCCCCACCTCCCAGAAGAAATTCAGATGATAGAGCCAGGTCACCATATGAAGATGATGgaaaataaactgttaaaagtcACTACATTGTTTGTTG gaAAACTAGAAGAGACTTCTACGGAAATGCATGATTCTAGTGCTTCAAGAAATATGTGGACATTTGATGGACCCACAATGTTTAAAGATGTATAA
- the LOC123536196 gene encoding RNA-binding protein 1-like isoform X2, with product MSAPRDWSLDCKVYVGEIGYGAAKQELEDIFSEYGPLKNVWVARNPPGFAFVEFEDHRDARDACSALDGTRINGRRARVEMSSGKSRWGSRGPPRRGGGGFRGGRDNYRPRRSRSRSPYRGGRRSPSPSVRRRSPRYSRSRSPRDRSPRGRSPRGRVSRDRSPPPRRNSDDRARSPYEDDGK from the exons ATGTCAGCCCCAAGAGACTGGAGTTTAGACTGCAAGGTGTACGTGGGTGAGATCGGGTATGGTGCAGCCAAACAAGAACTTGAAGACATCTTCTCAGAATATGGTCCATTAAAAAATGTTTGGGTGGCCAGAAATCCACCAGGATTCGCCTTTGTCGAGTTTGAAGACCATCGTGATGCTAGGGATGCTTGTAGTGCTTTGGACGGAAC GAGAATTAATGGAAGGAGGGCACGTGTGGAAATGTCTAGTGGCAAGTCCCGTTGGGGAAGTCGTGGACCTCCTCGTAGAGGTGGTGGGGGATTCCGAGGTGGAAGAGACAACTATAGGCCACGTAGATCTAG GTCAAGGTCGCCATATAGAGGAGGAAGAAGATCACCTTCACCTTCAGTTAGAAGACGGTCACCACGTTACTCACGAAGCAG ATCCCCAAGGGACAGATCTCCCCGAGGCCGCTCGCCACGTGGCCGTGTTTCACGTGACAGATCCCCACCTCCCAGAAGAAATTCAGATGATAGAGCCAGGTCACCATATGAAGATGATGgaaaataa